A genomic segment from Planktothrix sp. FACHB-1365 encodes:
- a CDS encoding cysteine synthase A, translated as MDIKNGFVGTIGNTPLIRLNSFSDETGCEILGKAEFLNPGGSVKDRAALYIIKDAEEKGLLKPGGTVVEGTAGNTGIGLAHICNAKGYKCLIIIPETQSPEKMEALRTLGAEVRPVPAVPYKDPNNYVRLSGRLASEMENAVWANQFDNLANRLAHYETTGPEIWQQTDGKVDAWVAATGTGGTFAGVSLFLKEKNPQIKTVVADPMGSGLYSYVKTGEITIQGNSITEGIGNSRITANMQDVPIDDAIAIDDDQALRVIYQLLRKDGLFMGGSVGINVAAAVALAKEMGPGHTIVTVLCDGGARYQSKLFNKQWLQERNLWPDNLD; from the coding sequence ATGGACATTAAAAACGGTTTTGTTGGCACAATTGGCAATACCCCTTTAATTCGATTAAACAGTTTCAGCGATGAAACAGGCTGTGAAATTTTGGGGAAAGCAGAATTTCTAAATCCGGGGGGGTCTGTTAAAGATCGAGCAGCTTTATATATTATTAAAGATGCAGAAGAAAAAGGATTACTCAAACCCGGTGGAACTGTTGTAGAGGGAACCGCAGGGAATACCGGAATCGGATTAGCCCATATTTGTAATGCTAAAGGCTATAAATGTTTAATTATTATTCCTGAAACTCAATCTCCTGAGAAAATGGAAGCTTTAAGAACATTAGGGGCAGAAGTTCGTCCAGTTCCGGCTGTTCCTTATAAAGATCCAAATAATTATGTTAGATTATCAGGACGTTTAGCCTCAGAAATGGAAAATGCGGTTTGGGCGAATCAATTTGATAATTTAGCCAATCGTTTAGCTCATTATGAAACAACCGGGCCAGAAATTTGGCAACAAACCGATGGAAAAGTTGATGCTTGGGTGGCTGCAACGGGAACGGGAGGAACCTTTGCTGGAGTTTCGCTATTTTTAAAAGAGAAAAATCCTCAGATTAAAACCGTTGTTGCTGACCCGATGGGGAGTGGTTTATATAGTTATGTGAAAACCGGAGAAATTACAATTCAAGGGAATTCAATTACTGAAGGTATTGGAAATAGTCGAATTACGGCTAATATGCAGGACGTTCCCATTGATGATGCCATTGCCATTGATGATGATCAAGCGTTACGAGTGATTTATCAACTATTAAGAAAAGATGGATTATTTATGGGAGGTTCTGTTGGCATTAATGTGGCGGCGGCGGTTGCTTTAGCCAAAGAAATGGGGCCGGGTCATACCATTGTTACGGTCTTATGTGATGGGGGTGCTCGTTATCAATCTAAATTGTTTAATAAGCAATGGTTACAGGAACGCAATCTCTGGCCGGATAATTTAGATTAA